A stretch of the Myxococcus guangdongensis genome encodes the following:
- a CDS encoding GH1 family beta-glucosidase codes for MRQFPHDFVWGVATSSYQIEGATDVDGRGESIWDRFSATPGKIQDGTNGNVACDHYHRWREDVELMRWMGLKSYRFSIAWPRILPAGRGKVSQAGLDFYSRLVDGLLEAGIEPCITLYHWDLPQALQDQGGWASRDTVSAFVEYADVVSQKLGDRAKRWITHNEPWCISVLGYANGEHAPGVKDWGQALATAHHVLLSHGQAVPVLRSNVSQADVGITLNLVPAEPASPSAEDLEACRSFDGGFNRWYLDPLYGRGYPRDVIQDHIASGHLKSDTLPFLRPGDLEDISTPIDFLGVNYYNRAVLRSDRIPESQNAPRTVHVSSEKTEMDWEVSPHGLTQLLVRLHQDYNPGRLYVTENGAAYGTGPDSDGRVRDTKRVQYLRLHLEASLEAIRQGVPLQGYFAWSLLDNFEWAYGYQKRFGMVYVDYATQKRLPKDSAHLYRAVVAQNGLDVELAA; via the coding sequence ATGCGGCAGTTTCCTCATGACTTCGTGTGGGGTGTAGCCACCTCCTCGTACCAGATTGAAGGCGCCACCGATGTTGACGGGCGCGGTGAATCCATCTGGGACCGTTTCTCCGCCACGCCCGGGAAGATTCAGGATGGCACCAACGGCAACGTCGCCTGCGACCACTACCACCGGTGGCGCGAGGACGTGGAGCTGATGCGCTGGATGGGACTCAAGTCCTACCGCTTCTCCATCGCGTGGCCCCGCATCCTCCCCGCAGGTCGCGGCAAGGTGAGCCAGGCCGGTCTCGACTTCTACTCACGCCTGGTCGACGGCCTGTTGGAGGCGGGCATCGAGCCGTGCATCACGCTGTACCACTGGGACCTCCCCCAGGCCCTCCAGGACCAGGGCGGCTGGGCCTCACGCGACACGGTGAGCGCGTTCGTCGAGTACGCGGACGTCGTGAGCCAGAAGCTCGGCGACCGCGCGAAGCGCTGGATTACGCACAACGAGCCCTGGTGCATCAGCGTGCTGGGCTACGCCAACGGTGAGCACGCGCCCGGCGTCAAGGACTGGGGGCAGGCGCTGGCCACGGCCCACCACGTGCTCCTGTCCCACGGACAGGCAGTGCCCGTGCTGCGCTCCAACGTGTCCCAAGCGGACGTGGGCATCACCCTCAACCTGGTGCCCGCCGAGCCCGCGTCGCCCAGCGCCGAGGACCTGGAGGCCTGCCGCTCCTTCGACGGCGGCTTCAACCGCTGGTACCTGGACCCGCTCTACGGACGCGGCTACCCGCGCGACGTCATCCAGGACCACATCGCCTCGGGCCACCTGAAGTCGGACACGCTGCCGTTCCTGCGCCCCGGAGACCTGGAGGACATCTCCACGCCCATCGATTTCCTCGGGGTCAACTACTACAACCGTGCCGTCCTGCGCAGCGACCGCATCCCCGAGTCGCAGAACGCGCCGCGCACCGTCCACGTCAGCAGCGAGAAGACGGAGATGGACTGGGAGGTGAGCCCTCACGGCCTGACCCAGCTGCTCGTGCGGCTGCACCAGGACTACAACCCGGGCCGCCTCTACGTGACGGAGAACGGCGCCGCCTACGGCACGGGCCCGGATTCGGACGGCCGCGTGCGCGACACCAAGCGCGTGCAGTACCTGCGCCTGCACCTGGAGGCCTCGCTCGAGGCCATCCGCCAGGGCGTCCCACTCCAGGGCTACTTCGCCTGGTCCCTGCTGGACAACTTCGAGTGGGCCTACGGCTACCAGAAGCGCTTCGGCATGGTCTACGTCGACTACGCCACCCAGAAGCGCCTCCCCAAGGACAGCGCGCATCTGTACCGCGCCGTGGTGGCCCAGAACGGGCTGGATGTGGAGCTGGCCGCATGA
- a CDS encoding ABC transporter ATP-binding protein, with translation MSPPLLEATRLSKSFPLGGFLSRSRRKVLQDVSFSLERGEILALVGESGSGKSTLARLLARLDSPDGGELRLHGENVLATDGRAASLSYRARVQMVFQDPFASLNPVHTVAYHLERSLLRHGKAQGVELKRRVHALLESVGLTPVEQFAQRYPHELSGGQRQRVAVARALAVEPDVIIADEPTSMLDVSTRRGVLQLLKGLTRERGIGILFITHDLASARHLADRVLVLYAGSVVETGHTREVLQSPRHPYTRLLLSAVPDGVDFLRTPLPARTPAGPAPPLGCAFAPRCPHADVRCHESFPPFHHPAAEHHVRCHLESSKGVPDDAAVSS, from the coding sequence ATGAGCCCGCCGCTCCTCGAAGCCACGCGTCTGTCGAAGAGCTTCCCGCTGGGCGGCTTCCTCTCGCGCTCGCGACGCAAGGTGTTGCAGGACGTCTCCTTCTCACTGGAGCGCGGCGAAATCCTCGCGCTCGTCGGTGAGTCGGGCAGCGGCAAGAGCACCCTGGCGCGACTGCTCGCGCGGCTGGACAGCCCGGATGGCGGTGAGCTGCGGCTGCACGGAGAGAACGTCCTCGCGACTGACGGCCGCGCCGCGTCGCTGTCCTACCGCGCCCGCGTGCAGATGGTCTTCCAGGACCCGTTCGCCTCGCTCAACCCCGTGCACACCGTGGCCTATCACCTGGAGCGCTCACTCCTGCGCCACGGCAAGGCCCAGGGCGTGGAGCTCAAGCGCCGCGTGCACGCGCTGCTGGAGTCCGTGGGCCTGACGCCCGTGGAGCAGTTCGCCCAGCGCTATCCGCACGAGCTGTCCGGAGGTCAGCGTCAGCGCGTCGCGGTGGCCCGAGCGCTGGCCGTGGAGCCCGACGTCATCATCGCGGACGAACCCACGTCGATGCTCGACGTCTCCACGCGCCGAGGCGTGCTCCAGCTCCTCAAGGGCCTGACGCGCGAGCGCGGCATCGGCATCCTCTTCATCACCCACGACCTGGCGAGCGCGCGGCACCTCGCGGACCGCGTGCTCGTGCTCTACGCGGGCAGCGTCGTGGAGACGGGCCACACCCGCGAGGTCCTCCAGTCCCCTCGCCACCCGTACACGCGCCTGCTGCTCTCCGCGGTGCCAGACGGCGTGGACTTCCTGCGCACGCCGCTCCCCGCTCGCACGCCCGCCGGGCCCGCCCCGCCTCTGGGGTGCGCCTTCGCCCCGCGCTGTCCGCACGCCGACGTGCGCTGTCACGAGTCGTTTCCCCCCTTCCACCATCCCGCGGCGGAGCACCACGTCCGCTGCCACCTCGAGTCCTCGAAAGGAGTCCCTGACGATGCGGCAGTTTCCTCATGA
- a CDS encoding immunity 52 family protein: MTESYYAGVYWGPRKESAEECARRLQVLLERLPAVDSSLGHWFQQGKSRAEALKRPLLPEMAELEPFVRRSKDRVLDELGFSMAGWNGAGADDETTSFLLACGGHSEWVGNRCVYTLPSRGPSLERLLSEPALSALLRHTADAWEPDWGVAISEQHRDLLKPHRPKGTPYVGWVTYLARHRGTIPPLPAPVRIEPVEGKGTLIILTSERFTVSNPEHVALAEQVRALLDQAGLMKPLSGQP; this comes from the coding sequence GTGACCGAGAGCTACTACGCGGGAGTCTATTGGGGGCCCAGGAAGGAGTCGGCGGAGGAGTGCGCGCGTCGGCTCCAAGTCCTTCTCGAGCGACTTCCAGCCGTAGACTCCTCGCTCGGACACTGGTTCCAACAAGGCAAGTCACGCGCCGAGGCACTGAAGCGCCCACTGCTCCCTGAGATGGCAGAGCTGGAGCCCTTCGTTCGCCGGAGCAAGGACCGAGTCCTCGACGAGTTGGGCTTCAGCATGGCGGGATGGAATGGCGCCGGTGCTGACGATGAAACCACCAGCTTCCTCCTCGCATGTGGCGGCCACTCCGAATGGGTCGGAAACCGGTGTGTCTACACGTTGCCCAGCAGGGGCCCAAGCTTGGAGCGGCTCCTGTCGGAACCCGCGCTTTCAGCGCTCCTGCGACATACGGCTGACGCCTGGGAGCCGGATTGGGGCGTGGCGATTTCGGAGCAACACCGGGACCTGCTGAAGCCTCACCGTCCCAAGGGGACTCCGTACGTGGGCTGGGTCACCTATCTCGCACGGCATCGGGGCACGATTCCGCCCCTCCCCGCGCCGGTGCGCATCGAGCCCGTGGAAGGCAAAGGCACGCTCATCATCCTCACCTCCGAACGCTTCACGGTGAGCAATCCGGAGCACGTAGCCTTGGCGGAGCAAGTGCGAGCGCTGCTGGACCAGGCAGGTCTGATGAAGCCGCTCAGCGGCCAACCCTGA
- a CDS encoding alpha/beta hydrolase, whose translation MADETTLTLLERLEYQVASVLFRLPPGMLVRLSGKPPVVMDGLRLHPEVQLLLSLRERKGVPRKSELSLAESRHRLRREALMHAGELEPVASVTARVLETKHGPLRARHYVPVGDSRGRPLLVFFHGGGFVMGDLDTHDSPCRRLCHHAGVHVLSIDYRLAPEHPFPSAVEDAIAAFEWALEHAEELGADPERVAVGGDSAGGNLAAVVAQHTVREGTRKPALQFLLYPTMDRTRDWGSLSHFAEGFFLTRVDIEWYQAQYMRGSTTPLADPRVSPRQEKSLAGAPPALIVTAGFDPLRDEAEAYAMALREAGTPTTLRRFDSLVHAFANMSGLSRACRAATEELARVLRRMLDEVEPSRARNGANT comes from the coding sequence ATGGCTGATGAGACGACGCTGACGTTGCTGGAGCGATTGGAGTACCAGGTCGCGAGTGTGCTGTTCCGGCTGCCCCCGGGGATGCTGGTGCGACTGTCCGGCAAGCCGCCGGTGGTGATGGATGGGCTGCGTCTGCACCCGGAGGTGCAGCTGTTGCTTTCGCTGCGGGAGCGCAAGGGCGTGCCCCGGAAGTCGGAGCTGTCCCTCGCCGAGTCGCGACATCGGCTGCGGCGCGAGGCGCTCATGCACGCGGGCGAGTTGGAGCCGGTGGCGTCGGTGACGGCGCGGGTGCTCGAGACGAAGCACGGCCCGCTGCGGGCGCGGCACTACGTGCCCGTCGGGGACTCACGGGGACGGCCGCTGTTGGTGTTCTTCCATGGCGGCGGGTTCGTGATGGGGGACCTGGACACGCACGACTCGCCATGCCGGCGGCTGTGTCACCACGCGGGCGTGCACGTGCTCTCCATCGACTACCGGCTGGCGCCCGAGCATCCGTTCCCCTCGGCGGTGGAGGACGCGATTGCCGCGTTCGAGTGGGCGCTGGAGCACGCGGAAGAACTGGGCGCGGACCCGGAGCGGGTGGCGGTGGGAGGCGACAGCGCGGGAGGCAACCTGGCCGCCGTCGTCGCGCAGCACACGGTGCGCGAGGGCACGCGCAAGCCGGCGTTGCAGTTCCTGCTGTACCCGACGATGGACAGGACGCGGGACTGGGGCTCGCTGTCGCACTTCGCGGAGGGCTTCTTCCTCACGCGCGTGGACATCGAGTGGTACCAGGCGCAGTACATGCGGGGCAGCACGACGCCGCTGGCGGACCCTCGGGTGTCTCCGCGGCAGGAGAAGTCGCTGGCGGGGGCGCCACCGGCGCTCATCGTCACCGCGGGGTTCGACCCGCTGCGGGACGAGGCGGAGGCGTACGCGATGGCGCTGCGGGAGGCGGGGACTCCGACGACGCTGCGCCGCTTCGATTCGCTGGTGCATGCGTTCGCGAACATGTCGGGATTGAGCCGGGCCTGCCGGGCAGCGACGGAGGAGCTCGCGCGGGTGCTGCGCCGCATGCTCGACGAGGTGGAGCCGAGCCGGGCGCGAAACGGAGCCAACACATGA
- a CDS encoding QsdR family transcriptional regulator gives MKRTGAKPARRSVKRAPSRTTRPASRAKSRVRVTPLSKRLEVPSRATPRDLFALAMRWWSEGERFDIGRMAQELGVSRATVFRWAGTRELLYGEVLSSRFDVALTAARGEFQGEGAAYLADVTERLIQLIVEDAPLRRFIQQDSEYAMRVLMSKSSRVEERCAASIRRALEEGVRDKLIRPAMNLDALSNVIVRVGQFFLYRDALTGDPPDVESAITATLILLTAEAGDARWRRR, from the coding sequence ATGAAGCGGACGGGGGCGAAGCCCGCGCGGCGGAGCGTGAAGAGGGCGCCGTCGAGGACGACGCGTCCGGCCTCGCGCGCGAAGTCACGGGTGCGGGTGACGCCGTTGTCGAAGCGACTGGAGGTGCCGTCGCGGGCGACGCCGAGGGACTTGTTCGCGTTGGCGATGCGGTGGTGGAGCGAGGGGGAGCGGTTTGACATCGGCAGGATGGCGCAGGAGCTGGGCGTCAGTCGGGCCACGGTGTTCCGGTGGGCGGGGACGCGCGAGCTGCTCTATGGGGAGGTGCTCTCGTCCCGGTTCGACGTCGCGCTGACGGCGGCCAGGGGCGAGTTCCAAGGGGAGGGCGCGGCGTACCTGGCGGACGTCACCGAGCGGCTCATCCAGCTGATTGTGGAGGACGCGCCACTGCGGCGCTTCATCCAGCAGGATTCCGAGTACGCGATGCGCGTGCTGATGTCGAAGAGCAGCCGGGTGGAGGAGCGCTGCGCGGCGAGCATCCGGAGGGCGCTGGAGGAGGGCGTGAGGGACAAGCTCATCCGCCCGGCGATGAACCTGGATGCGCTGTCGAACGTCATCGTCCGGGTGGGACAGTTCTTCCTGTACCGGGACGCGCTGACGGGAGACCCACCGGACGTGGAGTCCGCGATTACGGCGACGCTCATCCTGCTCACCGCGGAGGCAGGGGACGCGCGGTGGCGGAGGCGGTGA
- a CDS encoding glycoside hydrolase 5 family protein has protein sequence MRALFLAPLLALTLHTPSVLAQDVQAPPVQPGAAQPPAAPVENSPPAAAQPGGAPPPTTSTLPEGPPSPAPSPQPIALPTVDVTAGAEKTTVVKVYRDERGFKLKVDGRDFLMRGMNWGYTPIGENYRYSLWNQPDDFVRAVLAREMTLLRDMGVNSIRQFDDIPPRWVEFIYKNYGITTVVNPLMGRYGATVNGAFVPNIDYSNKTHREALLAELAKKVEVYRGVPGVLVWLLGNENNYGLHWTSYEIEALPGQEDAARAVHLYTLMGEAARTIKARDVNHPVALANGDLQYIDLVAQHAADIDIFGANVYRGPSVRDLYEEVLRKVDKPVLFSEFGADAYNAKEGREDHLAQAEYLRQQWEEIYTQTYGQGRVGNALGGFVFQWVDGWWKMGQETNLSLHDTTASWPNGGYAADFVPGQNNMNEEWFGICALGTPDDAGISRIQPRTAYYLLQAAFRLDPYAEETDLDRIHAHFGALRPSELSKGYESSIALAKADELSAVRVSNLRLVMDSSLSRGSIATTRPNQTASDHTESIFFDLALQPATGVYGRASFNVVGNVATNRLNNLFYENRGNTPAPTTPTPGVSPTPGVAQPGVSGFDRFALYQAEFKLDRTDFALEGFYRVGHYHWGEEGDFFGLYREANYGPNIDIYHGNAPFGVVLSGKRAYEGFKIAIGPELYWGANPSVVAKYRKGFGNAALTLVHQEDIARGGTQQTASVIRERVARRTALTFEWNQGPLSVDVGGILAAPQRIGEEFTWTRETNGLGYQGTGQEVLRDKVQFLDTLGAKARATYDFGGARVFAQGSFRGLVADGGPEPSIVLTGWSLRESGRGNHFGAQAGAAFQLGTIEVAPNLLYQKPLIGPNPNIPDTFDRETGTYFPAVRARNVLQDAFTVLDNRETLGAELLITFDPTPGTWFWQWDREMREDAPFAAGLDLVYRHQPTSRDASIAILADGSAVPFAGAPPARDEWEASLRMVGNPSQRLKLYGTAFVGSNQSGGEDARQVRRFGLDANALYDTLLLAAQVRFNDWGPYDYHRIFNLTYPLQVGGDLSYGLKRPVLGAVSTRFGLRGLVRMLNEHSEGLSTTAITEGLEGREYEVGAYAILSL, from the coding sequence ATGAGAGCCCTGTTCCTCGCACCCCTGCTGGCCCTCACGCTGCACACGCCTTCCGTCCTCGCCCAGGACGTCCAGGCGCCCCCCGTCCAACCCGGCGCGGCGCAGCCTCCCGCGGCTCCGGTGGAGAACTCACCACCCGCCGCCGCGCAGCCCGGCGGCGCGCCTCCGCCCACCACGTCCACGCTGCCCGAGGGGCCTCCGAGCCCCGCGCCCTCGCCCCAGCCCATCGCCCTACCCACCGTGGACGTCACGGCGGGCGCGGAGAAGACCACCGTGGTCAAGGTGTACCGCGACGAGCGGGGCTTCAAGCTGAAGGTGGACGGCCGCGACTTCCTCATGCGCGGCATGAACTGGGGCTACACGCCCATCGGCGAGAACTACCGCTACTCGCTCTGGAACCAGCCCGATGACTTCGTGCGCGCGGTACTGGCGCGCGAGATGACGCTGCTGCGCGACATGGGCGTCAACTCCATCCGCCAGTTCGACGACATCCCGCCGCGCTGGGTGGAGTTCATCTACAAGAACTACGGCATCACCACCGTGGTGAACCCGCTGATGGGCCGCTACGGCGCCACCGTCAACGGCGCCTTCGTGCCGAACATCGACTACTCCAACAAGACGCACCGCGAGGCGCTGCTCGCGGAGCTGGCGAAGAAGGTGGAGGTGTACCGGGGCGTGCCGGGCGTGCTCGTGTGGCTGCTCGGCAACGAGAACAACTACGGCCTGCACTGGACCTCGTACGAGATCGAGGCGCTGCCCGGACAGGAGGACGCCGCGCGCGCGGTGCACCTGTACACGCTGATGGGTGAAGCGGCGCGGACCATCAAGGCCCGTGACGTCAACCACCCGGTGGCCCTGGCGAACGGCGACCTGCAGTACATCGACCTGGTGGCCCAGCACGCCGCGGACATCGACATCTTCGGCGCCAACGTCTACCGCGGCCCGAGCGTGCGTGACTTGTACGAGGAGGTGCTGCGCAAGGTGGACAAGCCGGTGCTCTTCTCCGAGTTCGGCGCGGACGCGTACAACGCGAAGGAGGGCCGCGAGGACCACCTGGCGCAGGCGGAGTACCTGCGACAGCAGTGGGAGGAAATCTATACCCAGACGTACGGCCAGGGCCGCGTGGGCAACGCGCTGGGCGGCTTCGTGTTCCAGTGGGTGGATGGCTGGTGGAAGATGGGCCAGGAGACCAACCTCTCCCTGCACGACACCACGGCCTCGTGGCCGAACGGCGGCTACGCGGCGGACTTCGTGCCCGGCCAGAACAACATGAACGAGGAGTGGTTCGGCATCTGCGCGCTCGGCACGCCGGATGACGCGGGCATCTCCCGCATCCAGCCGCGCACGGCCTACTACCTGCTCCAGGCGGCCTTCCGGTTGGACCCGTACGCGGAGGAGACGGACCTGGACCGCATCCACGCGCACTTCGGGGCGCTGCGGCCCTCGGAGCTGTCGAAGGGGTACGAGTCCTCCATCGCCCTGGCGAAGGCGGATGAGCTCAGCGCGGTGCGCGTGTCCAACCTGCGGCTGGTGATGGACAGCTCGCTGTCGCGCGGGAGCATCGCGACGACGCGGCCGAACCAGACGGCCTCCGACCACACGGAGTCCATCTTCTTCGACCTGGCGCTCCAGCCCGCCACCGGCGTGTACGGGCGCGCGTCGTTCAACGTGGTGGGCAACGTGGCCACCAACCGCCTCAACAATCTGTTCTACGAGAACCGGGGCAACACGCCCGCGCCGACGACGCCCACGCCCGGCGTCTCTCCGACACCCGGAGTGGCGCAGCCGGGCGTGTCGGGGTTCGACCGGTTCGCGCTGTACCAGGCGGAGTTCAAGCTGGACCGCACGGACTTCGCGCTCGAGGGCTTCTACCGCGTCGGCCACTACCACTGGGGCGAGGAGGGCGACTTCTTCGGCCTCTACCGCGAGGCCAACTACGGACCGAACATCGACATCTACCACGGCAACGCGCCGTTCGGCGTGGTGCTCAGCGGCAAGCGCGCGTACGAGGGGTTCAAGATCGCCATCGGCCCGGAGCTCTACTGGGGCGCCAACCCGTCCGTCGTCGCCAAGTACCGCAAGGGCTTCGGCAACGCGGCGCTGACGCTGGTGCACCAGGAGGACATCGCGCGCGGTGGCACGCAGCAGACGGCCTCCGTCATCCGTGAGCGCGTGGCACGCCGCACGGCGCTGACCTTCGAGTGGAACCAGGGTCCGCTGTCCGTGGACGTGGGCGGCATCCTCGCGGCGCCTCAGCGCATCGGCGAGGAGTTCACCTGGACGCGCGAGACGAACGGCCTCGGCTACCAGGGCACGGGCCAGGAGGTGCTGCGCGACAAGGTGCAGTTCCTCGACACGCTCGGCGCCAAGGCGCGGGCCACCTATGACTTCGGCGGAGCGCGCGTCTTCGCACAGGGCTCGTTCCGAGGGCTCGTGGCGGACGGCGGCCCGGAGCCGAGCATCGTGCTGACGGGTTGGAGCCTGCGCGAGAGCGGGCGAGGCAATCACTTCGGCGCGCAGGCGGGCGCGGCGTTCCAGCTGGGCACCATCGAGGTGGCGCCGAATCTGCTGTACCAGAAGCCGCTCATCGGACCGAACCCGAACATCCCCGACACGTTCGACCGGGAGACGGGCACGTACTTCCCGGCGGTGCGCGCGCGCAACGTGTTGCAGGACGCGTTCACGGTGTTGGACAACCGCGAGACGCTGGGCGCGGAGCTGCTCATCACCTTCGACCCGACGCCCGGGACGTGGTTCTGGCAGTGGGACCGCGAGATGCGCGAAGACGCGCCGTTCGCCGCGGGCCTGGACCTGGTGTACCGCCATCAGCCGACGTCGCGTGACGCGAGCATCGCCATCCTCGCGGATGGCAGCGCGGTGCCGTTCGCCGGCGCTCCGCCTGCTCGGGACGAGTGGGAGGCGTCGCTGCGCATGGTGGGCAATCCGTCGCAGCGGCTGAAGCTGTACGGCACGGCGTTCGTGGGCAGCAACCAGTCGGGTGGCGAGGACGCGCGGCAGGTGCGCCGCTTCGGCCTGGACGCCAACGCGCTGTACGACACGCTGCTGCTGGCGGCGCAGGTGCGCTTCAACGACTGGGGTCCGTACGACTACCACCGCATCTTCAACCTCACCTACCCGCTGCAGGTCGGAGGCGATTTGTCCTACGGCTTGAAGCGTCCGGTGCTGGGAGCGGTGTCCACGCGCTTCGGTCTGCGAGGGCTGGTGCGCATGCTGAACGAGCACTCGGAGGGCTTGAGCACGACGGCCATCACCGAGGGACTCGAGGGCCGCGAATACGAGGTGGGTGCGTATGCAATCCTTTCGCTCTGA
- a CDS encoding SDR family NAD(P)-dependent oxidoreductase, which translates to MKTVKDKVAAITGAGSGIGRATAVLLAKRGCHLALSDVNPQGLAETEAKCREHGVRVRVDRVDVAKREEVHTWADEVAREFGAVHIVINNAGVALGATIEDTRYEDFEWLMNINFWGVVYGTKAFLPHLKAVDAGHIVNVSSVFGLIGVPTQAAYNSAKFAVKGFTEALRQELEVEGGSIGVTCVHPGGIKTNIARNARVTVRRGWTDERSSSDFEKAFATTPERAAEDIVTAIHKNRRRQLIGGDAVLIDFMQRLLPTLYQRVLVAGMKRRRRKMMSAAT; encoded by the coding sequence ATGAAGACGGTGAAGGACAAGGTCGCGGCAATCACGGGCGCGGGCTCGGGGATTGGCCGGGCCACGGCGGTGCTGCTGGCGAAGCGGGGCTGTCACCTGGCGCTGTCGGACGTGAATCCGCAGGGGCTCGCCGAGACGGAGGCGAAGTGCCGGGAGCACGGGGTGCGCGTGCGGGTGGACCGCGTGGACGTGGCGAAGCGCGAAGAGGTGCACACGTGGGCGGACGAGGTGGCGCGGGAGTTCGGCGCGGTGCACATCGTCATCAACAACGCGGGGGTGGCGTTGGGGGCGACCATCGAGGACACGCGGTACGAGGACTTCGAGTGGTTGATGAACATCAACTTCTGGGGCGTGGTGTACGGCACCAAGGCCTTCTTGCCGCACCTGAAGGCGGTGGACGCGGGGCACATCGTCAACGTGTCGAGTGTCTTCGGGCTCATCGGGGTGCCGACGCAGGCGGCGTACAACTCGGCGAAGTTCGCGGTGAAGGGGTTCACGGAGGCGCTGCGGCAGGAGTTGGAGGTGGAGGGCGGGAGCATCGGCGTCACCTGTGTGCACCCCGGGGGCATCAAGACGAACATCGCGCGGAACGCGCGGGTGACGGTGCGTCGGGGGTGGACGGACGAGCGCTCGTCGAGTGACTTCGAGAAGGCGTTCGCGACGACGCCGGAGCGCGCGGCGGAGGACATCGTCACGGCCATCCACAAGAACCGTCGTCGTCAGCTCATCGGCGGGGACGCGGTGCTCATCGACTTCATGCAGCGGCTGTTGCCCACGCTCTACCAGCGTGTGCTGGTGGCGGGGATGAAGCGGCGTCGTCGGAAGATGATGAGCGCGGCGACATGA
- a CDS encoding Tox-REase-5 domain-containing protein gives MRAGLWLLCLAILLVGCAGVESSADRRRTSVLRQHDARSREALREDTEPSRASSSAGVRRTPGERVETFEDLLRKAGLEEQDDRPIPGNTLTPAQAARLLAELLRKPVTLGTYPSRMAVGHLLREILEQGPVAPTELQRRVKRFHQVAVLRPDGCLAWALTGRAQQRIGEVEWEEGAFRAHHFELGRFYVSNGFVFRLANERLEPIDSAVFVEVYDDADYLGSALDGAESAFLKLALSVGKLLIHPLDSLAELKNLPSGVAALITASPAYFERFRHMTRGEQVRAAAELATNLLVTAGTASATTRTVTGALAGAEAHVPVLSLSAQGALRVERLAVPVGRAATVVGGGPGAALVLHRANSSTTQPSGGPGPGQWGPAKESMSPRARRYQEQISGHSADEAYWVGGVKFDGFEQGVLLEAKGPGYANKFLDDLKPKVWFEGSGAKALVDQANRQRAVARGAPIRWHVAEAKTTEAIRKLFDANDVEGIEVIFTPPLP, from the coding sequence ATGCGTGCCGGCCTCTGGCTGCTGTGCCTTGCCATCCTTCTGGTGGGTTGTGCAGGGGTCGAGTCGTCAGCAGATCGACGTCGGACTTCGGTGCTTCGACAGCATGACGCTCGGTCAAGGGAGGCTCTTCGCGAGGATACCGAACCCTCACGCGCATCTTCGTCGGCCGGAGTCCGACGAACTCCTGGAGAGCGCGTCGAGACATTCGAGGACCTGCTGAGGAAGGCTGGACTTGAGGAGCAGGATGACCGGCCCATCCCGGGCAACACGCTCACGCCGGCGCAGGCCGCCCGGCTGCTCGCCGAACTTCTGCGCAAGCCTGTCACGCTTGGAACCTATCCGTCTCGAATGGCGGTGGGCCACCTGCTGCGCGAGATTCTCGAACAAGGTCCGGTAGCTCCCACCGAGCTTCAGCGACGCGTCAAACGCTTCCATCAGGTGGCCGTGCTCCGTCCGGATGGATGCCTGGCGTGGGCGCTCACCGGGCGGGCGCAGCAACGCATCGGTGAGGTCGAATGGGAGGAGGGGGCGTTCCGAGCGCATCACTTCGAACTGGGACGCTTCTATGTCAGCAACGGCTTCGTCTTCCGGCTTGCGAACGAGCGACTGGAGCCCATCGACAGTGCGGTGTTCGTCGAGGTGTACGACGACGCGGACTATCTCGGCAGCGCGCTGGATGGCGCGGAGTCCGCGTTCCTAAAGCTGGCGCTCTCGGTGGGGAAGTTGCTCATCCATCCGCTCGACAGCCTTGCCGAGCTGAAGAACCTGCCCTCCGGCGTGGCCGCGCTCATCACCGCATCTCCGGCTTACTTCGAGCGATTCCGGCACATGACTCGCGGAGAGCAGGTCCGCGCCGCCGCTGAACTGGCCACCAACCTCCTCGTCACGGCGGGGACGGCCTCGGCCACGACTCGTACGGTGACAGGAGCCCTGGCGGGCGCCGAAGCACACGTTCCGGTGCTGTCACTGTCCGCGCAGGGAGCACTCCGAGTAGAGCGTCTTGCAGTACCTGTCGGGCGCGCGGCAACGGTGGTGGGTGGCGGCCCCGGCGCAGCACTCGTCCTCCATCGAGCCAACTCCTCGACCACCCAACCATCGGGTGGTCCTGGACCGGGCCAGTGGGGCCCAGCGAAGGAGTCCATGTCCCCTCGCGCTCGCCGCTACCAGGAACAGATCTCCGGTCACTCGGCGGACGAGGCATACTGGGTCGGTGGCGTGAAGTTCGATGGCTTCGAGCAGGGCGTGTTGCTGGAGGCGAAGGGACCGGGCTATGCGAACAAGTTTCTCGACGACCTCAAGCCAAAGGTCTGGTTCGAAGGGTCGGGCGCCAAGGCACTCGTCGACCAAGCGAATCGTCAGCGAGCCGTCGCAAGAGGGGCGCCCATTCGATGGCACGTCGCGGAGGCGAAAACCACCGAGGCCATTCGGAAGCTGTTCGATGCCAACGATGTCGAGGGAATCGAAGTCATCTTCACGCCCCCTCTTCCCTGA